A genome region from Arachis duranensis cultivar V14167 chromosome 6, aradu.V14167.gnm2.J7QH, whole genome shotgun sequence includes the following:
- the LOC107492765 gene encoding LOW QUALITY PROTEIN: probable LRR receptor-like serine/threonine-protein kinase At1g05700 (The sequence of the model RefSeq protein was modified relative to this genomic sequence to represent the inferred CDS: inserted 1 base in 1 codon), with the protein MWRTILNVAFLAFLVHAVVLQARDQSGFISIDCGAPAMSNSTDWTDIQYVSDVGFISSGVPKSVKSDFTTLFKQQQLWTLRSFPKGRRNCYKINNITMGSKYLIRLEFSYGNYDGLNTFPVFDVYLGVNKWDTVSFGAANSNPGGYSIREIIHIVSQEYINICLVNTGLGTPFISIIDLRPLKNDTYSAPPGGSVVTYYHVNLGYPYNNYSNRYEDDPYDRSWIYYIQQGEWVQLNNSSTITAGTFSQNDYQLPEAVMRTAITPANASDPLKINWRPQVTISDEYYIYMHFMEVNNQTREFNIFVDGKPFYENLVPPYLSTKTITVVSNPINISFHKTSRSTLPPIINAIEVYGLIQFYQSNTFQADVDAITRIQSVYGLTTREEWQGDPCGPAGYMWEWDGLNCTRHLNESPRITALNLSSSGLTGAIDPSFSHLTVLEKLDLSNNDLNGQIPEFLSQLQNLKILNLAGNNLSGSLPSTLLAKSNKGFLSVNVDQNPYLLCEFGECKVKKKKKKTKPFLVATAIGISVVLVALTAAAIVWTLNKRRKTKVEKTPKEIKQDHDVSLKFKNKIYSYSDILKITNNFCQILGKGGFGTVYIGYVDDVSVAVKILSPSSVQGYQQFQTEVKLLMRVHHRNLTSLVGYCNEGSNKALIYEYMANGNLRQYLSLGTKFLSWKDRLCIAVDAAQGLEYLHNGCKPPIIHRDVKAXNILLTENLRAKLSDFGLSKIIPIDGGSHVSTVVAGTTGYLDPNYYQSSRLTEKSDIYSFGVVLLELITSQAAIRMAEDNDDDDEKTHLSHWVSSMVERGDIHGIVDSRLGEDFDCSSAWKIVETALTCVSQNSNALEMELSRTKYGGGGNKSNGDSSVELVFVNVQNESTPQARSRNILVAVKILSPSAQGYQQFEAEAELLTKVHHKCLTTLIVSTWLNEKSDVSSFEGVKRGG; encoded by the exons ATGTGGAGGACTATTTTGAACGTTGCTTTTCTAGCTTTTCTAGTTCATGCAGTTGTGCTTCAAGCTCGGGATCAATCag gatttatcaGCATAGATTGTGGAGCACCTGCCATGTCTAACTCTACTGATTGGACAGACATACAATATGTTTCAGATGTCGGTTTCATAAGCAGTGGTGTACCTAAATCAGTGAAATCTGACTTCACAACTCTCTTTAAACAACAACAACTGTGGACTCTCAGAAGCTTCCcgaaaggaagaagaaactgctacaaaataaataacattacAATGGGCTCTAAATATCTTATCCGCCTCGAGTTTAGTTACGGAAACTACGACGGGCTTAACACTTTTCCAGTGTTTGATGTGTATCTTGGAGTTAACAAGTGGGATACAGTGAGCTTTGGAGCAGCCAACAGTAACCCCGGCGGGTACAGTATCAGAGAGATTATACATATAGTTTCACAGGAATACATAAATATCTGTTTGGTGAATACAGGCCTTGGCACGCCATTCATTTCAATCATAGATTTGAGGCCTTTGAAAAATGACACCTATTCTGCTCCACCTGGTGGATCAGTGGTTACTTACTACCATGTGAATTTAGGTTATCCATATAACAACTACTCAAACAG GTACGAGGACGATCCCTATGATCGTTCCTGGATATACTACATACAACAAGGTGAATGGGTACAATTGAATAATTCAAGTACTATAACTGCTGGAACCTTTAGCCAAAACGATTACCAGTTGCCTGAAGCTGTGATGAGAACCGCCATCACACCGGCAAATGCAAGTGATCCATTGAAGATAAACTGGAGGCCACAAGTTACAATAAGTGATGAATACTACATATACATGCACTTCATGGAGGTTAACAACCAAACAAGGGAATTTAACATCTTTGTGGACGGTAAACCATTCTATGAAAATCTGGTGCCGCCTTACCTCTCAACAAAAACAATCACCGTAGTCTCCAACCCAATTAATATTTCATTTCACAAGACGTCGCGTTCAACCCTGCCTCCCATCATCAACGCCATTGAAGTTTACGGATTAATTCAATTCTACCAATCAAATACATTCCAAGCAGATG TGGATGCAATCACAAGGATCCAGTCAGTATATGGTTTGACGACAAGAGAAGAGTGGCAAGGAGATCCATGCGGCCCTGCAGGCTACATGTGGGAGTGGGACGGTCTCAATTGTACTCGTCATCTAAATGAATCCCCTAGGATTACTGCCTT GAATTTATCTTCTAGTGGATTGACAGGAGCTATAGATCCTTCCTTTTCACACCTCACTGTGTTGGAAAAGTT ggatttatCAAACAACGACTTGAATGGCCAAATTCCGGAGTTTCTCTCTCAACTACAAAACTTAAAGATCTT GAATTTGGCGGGCAATAACCTCAGTGGTTCATTACCATCAACACTACTTGCGAAATCTAATAAAGGTTTCTTATCAGTCAA TGTTGATCAAAATCCATATCTACTATGTGAATTTGGAGAATGCAaagtaaaaaagaagaaaaagaagacaaaGCCATTCTTAGTAGCTACAGCTATTGGGATTTCAGTCGTTTTAGTGGCATTGACCGCCGCAGCTATAGTCTGGACTCTTAATAAAAGGAGAAAAACCAAAG TAGAAAAGACTCCAAAGGAGATCAAGCAAGACCATGATGTATCACTCAAgttcaagaataaaatttattcataCTCTGATATCCTTAAAATCACCAACAACTTCTGTCAAATCCTTGGTAAAGGTGGGTTTGGAACAGTTTATATAGGATATGTTGATGACGTTTCTGTTGCAGTGAAGATACTTTCTCCATCCTCAGTTCAGGGTTATCAGCAATTCCAAACAGAG GTTAAGCTTCTAATGAGAGTTCATCACAGAAATTTGACCTCCCTAGTTGGATATTGTAATGAAGGAAGCAATAAGGCTCTCATATACGAGTATATGGCTAATGGAAACCTACGTCAATATCTCTCATTAGGTACCAAATTTCTGAGCTGGAAAGACAGGCTCTGTATAGCGGTAGATGCAGCACAAG GATTGGAATATTTACACAATGGTTGCAAGCCACCTATAATCCACAGAGATGTAAAAG TCAACATTTTGTTGACTGAAAACTTGCGTGCAAAATTATCTGATTTCGGTTTGTCAAAGATTATCCCAATCGATGGGGGCAGTCATGTTTCAACTGTTGTTGCCGGCACCACTGGTTACTTGGACCCCAA ttACTACCAATCAAGCAGATTAACAGAGAAAAGTGATATTTATAGTTTTGGAGTTGTTCTTTTGGAATTAATCACAAGTCAAGCAGCAATAAGAATGGCAgaagataatgatgatgatgatgagaaaactCACTTAAGTCATTGGGTTAGTTCGATGGTGGAGAGAGGGGATATCCATGGCATTGTTGACTCGAGGTTAGGAGAAGACTTTGACTGTAGCTCTGCCTGGAAAATTGTGGAAACAGCACTGACTTGTGTGTCTCAAAACTCTAATGCTTTGGAAATGGAATTAAGTCGAACAAAATATGGTGGTGGTGGCAACAAAAGTAATGGAGATTCATCGGTTGAACTAGTCTTTGTGAATGTACAAAATGAATCCACTCCTCAGGCCAG ATCACGTAACATCCTAGTAGCTGTCAAAATACTCTCCCCTTCAGCTCAAGGGTACCAGCAATTCGAGGCAGAG GCGGAACTTCTTACTAAAGTTCATCACAAGTGCTTAACTACTTTAATTGTTTCAACTTG GCTGAATGAAAAGAGTGATGTTTCTAGCTTCGAGGGTGTGAAAAGAGGGGGTTGA
- the LOC127748432 gene encoding WAT1-related protein At5g40240-like → MAESGRYCYREVVPFCAMVAVECTNVGVNVLFKQATLKGFSYYAFIVYSFALSTLFLFLPLPFVFQWSRGLPPFNVSLVLRIFLLGTIGFVAQLFGFLTRCIVQPLSVVDDELVLKVGMTFTTLEDAGKFYRNYAKAACFSTRVRMSVLGSFTLLLSKQSRDAQTAQGTKHVHSSYDRE, encoded by the exons atggcAGAGTCAGGGAGGTATTGTTACAGGGAAGTAGTTCCATTCTGTGCAATGGTTGCAGTTGAGTGTACCAACGTGGGTGTCAACGTTCTTTTCAAGCAAGCCACTCTCAAGGGATTCAGTTACTATGCCTTCATCGTTTATTCTTTCGCTCTCtccactctttttctttttctccctctCCCCTTCGTCTTCCAATG GTCAAGAGGGCTTCCTCCATTCAATGTTTCTCTCGTCTTAAGAATTTTTCTCCTTGGTACCATTGG ATTTGTAGCACAgctgtttgggt TTCTGACACGGTGTATTGTGCAGCCTCTCTCGGTTGTTGATGACGAGCTTGTTCTGAAGGTcggaatgacctttaccactCTTGAAGATGCCggaaaattttacaggaactacgcCAAGGCTGCATGTTTCTCTACAAGAGTTCG gatgtcgGTGCTTGGATCATTCACACTCTTGCTGTCCAAGCaaagcagagatgctcaaacagcacagggaactaagcatgtccattcGTCGTACGATAGAGAATAA